A stretch of Natator depressus isolate rNatDep1 chromosome 2, rNatDep2.hap1, whole genome shotgun sequence DNA encodes these proteins:
- the LOC141983378 gene encoding uncharacterized protein LOC141983378, with translation MHWPGRQEKNRELLNFSLLFGQHGKLQVTMQSSSAEGTMQSSSAEGTMMESQNRKRAPAWTEREGMKDRGHNRDPKQCRLKLKELRQAYQKTREANGHSGSEPQTCHFYDELHAILGGSATTTPAVLFDSLNGDGGNTEAGFGDEEDSSQQASGETGFPDSQELFLTLGLEPVPPKPTQGCFPDPPGGEGTSAACFKDHRIFSFPEASED, from the exons atgcactggccaggtagacaggaaaagaaccgtgaacttttgaatttcagtttgctgtttggccagcatggcaagctgcaggtgaccatgcagagctcatcagcagaggggaccatgcagagctcatcagcagaggggaccatgatggagtcccagaatcgcaaaagagctccagcatggaccgaacgggag ggcatgaaggacagaggccataacagggacccgaagcagtgccgcttgaaacttaaggagctgaggcaagcctaccagaaaaccagagaggcgaacggccactccgggtccgagccccaaacatgccacttctatgatgagctgcatgccattttagggggttcagccaccactaccccagccgtctTGTTTGACTCcctcaatggagatggaggcaacacggaagcaggttttggggatgaggaagatagctcacagcaagcaagtggagaaaccggttttcccgacagccaggaactgtttctcaccctgggcctggagccagtaccccccaaacccacccaaggctgcttcccggacccgccaggcggagaagggacctctg ctgcatgtttcaaggatcacaggatcttctccttcccagaggctagtgaagattag
- the LOC141983377 gene encoding tubulin delta chain-like codes for MSAVWLHVGQCGNQIGEEWWQILTSEKVPHAEADRYPFCSPDGQLSAICVDSEPKVVRKLQKRVRRGSFRETNLIVGKRGRGNNWAYGYHGLHSASEKNLLERTMESLRKEVERRDCYCGTVLFHSLGGGTGAGLGSRLCEAIRDEYSLGQILSVTVAPHQAGESPLQHYNALLCLSWLQRHVDGVLLFQNDAVLRRTAALLAKKAPVSDMQPQVSLSAMNTYVASCLAGLLYPLKAFTTGSGISMGMEPWELLRSVCPMPTMKFLHIAQACKRGTVFWDSLASSVVHSLPRASHAGQPHYSTSVLAVARSYQEDTFLLSRDSVLRKLKQAYRCVPWNPFPLSCWTDSLNIVEPGCHSHSLTVCANHSSSAELLQQVVARAEAMYKTNAYLHWYWRYGCEEEDFQQAFETLCSVADDYSRLGE; via the exons ATGTCTGCTGTGTGGCTACATGTTGGACAATGTGGCAATCAGATTGGCGAGGAGTGGTGGCAGATCCTAACCAGTGAGAAGGTGCCGCATGCAGAGGCTGATAG ATATCCGTTTTGCTCCCCTGATGGACAGCTTAGCGCTATCTGCGTGGACAGCGAACCCAAAGTGGTGAGGAAGCTGCAGAAACGAGTCAGGAGAGG CTCTTTCAGGGAGACCAATCTTATCGTGGGGAAGCGAGGAAGAGGCAACAACTGGGCTTATG GATACCATGGCCTGCACTCAGCCAGCGAGAAGAACCTCCTAGAAAGGACGATGGAGAGTCTGCGGAAGGAGGTCGAGCGCAGAGACTGTTACTGTGGGACGGTGCTTTTCCATAGCCTCGGCGGCGGTACAGGAGCTG GCCTCGGTTCCCGGCTGTGTGAAGCGATCCGAGACGAGTACTCCCTGGGTCAGATCCTGTCAGTGACGGTAGCCCCCCACCAGGCTGGCGAGAGCCCTCTGCAGCACTACAACGCCTTGCTGTGCCTTTCGTGGCTCCAGAG GCACGTTGACGGCGTCCTCCTGTTCCAGAACGATGCCGTGCTGAGGAGGACAGCAGCTCTCCTTGCGAAGAAAGCGCCAGTGTCTGACATGCAGCCCCAGGTCTCCCTCTCCGCCATGAACACCTACGTTGCTTCCTGCCTTGCTGGGCTGCTTTACCCTCTCAAGGCTTTCACCACAGGAAG TGGGATCAGCATGGGGATGGaaccctgggagctgctgaggtcTGTCTGCCCCATGCCGACTATGAAATTCCTTCACATTGCTCAAGCCTGCAAGAG GGGGACAGTATTTTGGGACAGCCTGGCATCGTCCGTTGTGCATTCGTTGCCGCGTGCGTCTCACGCAGGACAGCCC CATTATAGCACCTCTGTGCTCGCTGTAGCCCGCAGCTACCAAGAGGACACCTTTCTTCTGTCCCGTGACTCGGTGCTGAGGAAGTTGAAGCAAGCCTACCGCTGTGTTCCTTGGAATCCCTTCCCTCTCAGCTGCTGGACAG ACTCTCTCAACATCGTGGAGCCTGGATGTCACAGTCACTCGCTGACTGTCTGCGCCAACCACAGCAGCTCAGCAGAACTCCTGCAGCAGGTGGTGGCCAGAGCAGAGGCAATGTACAAGACCAACGCCTACCTCCACTGGTACTGGCGATACGGCTGCGAGGAGGAGGATTTCCAGCAGGCCTTCGAGACGCTCTGCTCTGTGGCAGACGATTACAGCCGGCTGGGAGAATAA